Genomic window (Oncorhynchus masou masou isolate Uvic2021 chromosome 9, UVic_Omas_1.1, whole genome shotgun sequence):
agcatggaggtgtgttgagtcattgtgctgttgaaaaacaaataagcgcaaaccagatggggtggcgtatcgctgcagaatgctatggtagccatgctggttaagtgtgccttgaattcaaaatatatatatatttttttacctttattttactaggcaagtcagttaagaacaaattcttattttcaatgacagcctaggaacagtgggttaactgcctgttcaggggcagaatgacagatttgtaccttgtcagctcggggattcgaacttgcaacctttcggttactagcccaacgctctaaccactaggctaccctaaatcacggtgtcaacagcaaagcacccccacgcttcacggtgggaaccacatgcggagatcatccgttcacctactccgcgtctcacaaagacacggcggttggaaccagaaatctaaaatttggactcatcagaccaaaggacagattgcCACTggcctaatgtccattgctcgtgtttcttggcccaaacaagtctcttcttattggtgtcctttagtagtggtttctttccaGCAATTtaaccacaaaggcctgattcacacaatctcctctgaacagttgatgttgagatgtgtctgttacttgaattctggaacatttatttgggctgcaatttctgagactagtaactctaatgaacttgtcctctgcagcagagataactctgggtcttccattcctgtggcagtcctcatgagagccagtttcatcatagagcttgatggttatTGTGACTgtacaaagttcttgaaattttccagattgactgactttcatgtcaaagtaatgatggactgtcgtttctctttacttatttgagctgtgcttgacataatatggacttggtcttttagcaaatagggctatcttcagtataccacccctaccttgtcactacacaactgattggctcaaagcattaagaaggaaagaaattccacaaattaacttaacaaggcacacattaATTGAAactcattccaggtgactacttcatgaagctggttgagagaatgccaagagtgtgcaaagctgtcaaggcaaggggttgctactttgaagaatctcaaatataaaatatatttagatttgtttaacacttttttggttattacatgattacatgttttatttcatagtgttgatgtcttcactactaatctacaatgtagaaaatggtaaaaaataaagaaaagccctggaatgagtaggtgtgtccaaacttttgactggtactgtgtgtgtatgtgcacatacatacacacacacacacatacacacacacacacacacacacatatatacatatatatatatatatacacacacacacacacacacacacacacacacacacacacacatacacacacacacacacacacacacacatacatacatacacactttttttattttgttgtgGGCTGGGCATCCTGAAGATGCACAACACTAtaataattaaataaatacaatttttttCCACCACTTGGTTTTGCAAAATATGACAACAGGTCACCCAAAATGAGTTACCTTCTCTGTGAGTTGATCTTCAAAAGAGCTTGAGAGAGCATCTATAGCCTGCAATACTGCATTAGATTCCACTGCATCCCTGAATAAAAACAGGGAGAACATTTTTTACTTGAGATAATGATTACTTTAAAAGATATGTCTATCTATGCTAAACTGATGGGAACTCACATATACTCTGACACAAATTCCAAAAATGAGTCCAACACCACATCAAGATCAGTGGGATTTTTTACATTCCTTCGTTTCTGCTGGTCTCTTTTGGAAGGACCAGCACTTCCTGAAAAAAAATACATGGATTAATTTCTGTGGTATATTTTACACAAATTAATTAAGTCATGCAGCGTGGCATTTCACTCAGGTGGTTTTGAGAGACtcatgtgtctgtctgggaggaTGTGGTGCTGAATAGATATCTAGCTGTTACCTGAGGACTTCCCCCTCGTACCCAGCGAACTCCCCCTCGGACCCCGCGAACCCCTCTCAACTGAGGACTCCCTGTGCTTTCGCACATAGTCTGGTTTGGCCTTATTCTGAATTGGATTCTGTGGATGAGAGAACTGGTTGAGTTTCCCCTTTTCCTTTGTAATCTGAAGGGTTGATGTGGTCAGGAAAAAGGCAACATATCCAAACAAATAGTTGCAAATGTATCACAGATGACAAGGAAGGAGTACATGTTAGTTTTTTAAAGGAAAAGGTGACAAACATCTCACATTTAGTCAATCACTGGGTCACTGGGAAAAGCAATAGCTGTTCTTACCCAACTAATGTCCTCATCCGTCAGATTCTCTGAAGACAGGGATGTTCTACTTTTCTTATGAATAGGTTGAGGACTGGAGCCCAGAGCAGACTCCTcaatttcctcctcctcctcgcccgATGACCTCTGTTAGTAAGCAGTGATTAGAGGACATTAAGCTCATCACAGGCAACATAATGTAACACTGCTCTTAGCAACAGTGTCTCATGTTACTGCGATAGGGGATAATGTCATACCGAGTCATCCACTTCTGTGTCCTGTTTCTTTCTGACTGCGTTTTTTTGTGGTGCAGCAGGCCCGCTCTGAGCTTCTGTTAAATCCTCTTCACCTGCCCCTTCTGCAATCTCTTTTTGGGGCCTGGCCATTATAAATGGAGGAAAGGGAACAGAATAAGTTTACAATTAGAACTTGTGCTCCATCGTTAGTGGATATTTTCTTATTTCCCCTCTCAATCACTTCATAAAGAAATGAGAGCAAAGTTAAGTAAAGTAAGTTCTCACATTGTGACAAGCAGGTTTTACCTGGCTTTTGGTTTGACATTTTTCTGTTGAGATCCCTTTGGCTGGACCACCTTGCTAGCTCTCCGTTTGGTCTGACCTCTCCCAGACAGTGTGGGTCTTTTTGGGGTTGCACTATTAACCTTTTTGGATGGGCCCCATCTTCTCTTAGCTGCCCCCTCCTTCACCACTTCCTCTTTGTTTTGCGCCAAGTTTGGGCTGAAATCTTCCTCAAGGGCAGTGCTGTGCAGTGGGTTACCTGGGTGGTCAAATATAGTCATTTGTTGTAGAACATCTTGGCATTAATGATTTTTCGTACCCCCAAAAAACTATTTAGGTTTGTTTTCAACTCACCATAAGTATCGCACTCATCAAGGAAACTGGCTTTCTCAATGGTAGAAACATTTGGGGAAATATGACTGTCCGTTGCTTTAGATTTCTGTGCATCTTTTGATGGACCCTTCTGAGGTGAAAACATAGAagacagctagctaacgttacagtaCCCAATGTTGCCCCTTTTCAATCCCTTGTAGCGAGCTAACGTTAGTTACCTAGGTATGTCTATGACATTTAACATACAATTAGTGAGACATTTGCAAATGGGTACTGTAACAAACCTCAACAAGCTCGTATTGCACAAGTTTGAGCATCTTCGCCATTTGGCTCTTCTTACTGTGTGGAGGAGAGCAGGCCTGTGAAACATGTGAACTTGATATCGTTAACGTTATTGCTTTTTCTTGTAGCTTGATTACTATTTGTTACCTCATGATGATTGATCGTTCAAAGATGAAAATGTAAGCTATTTAGCTAGTTGTATACATACAATTTGCAAAAGAACACTCAAAACATAGTAAATGGCTATGCAAAAGTAGCAAACGACGAGTTTGTACGCCAGCTGCttgtgatgtttttttttttttgcggaTCAGCTGAATTTCTTTCCCGCAAAAAAAATATTCGAAAATTCTCGCGAGACTCGTCAGACAATTACACTCATATGACCTTGACGAGATGGTGCCCTCTACTGGATCGGATGACTGGATCCATCAGACAAAACACTCATGTACGGATGGCTGGAACTACTCTCTGCCAttttaaataaatacacaaaTCTGTTAATTGGGAATAGTTTTCCCCCTGAAAatctatatttattttttacaaaacaAACAAATCCAAGACAACATAGTAGTCGAAATAATACATCAACACCAAGTTTAAACTATGCAATATTTCATATTAGCTACACTGTTTTTTTACCACtcaattttcacaagtatgtggtacattttGAAAACTCTAAGAACACTTTCAACTGACTGACTAGAATAAACATAACCAAAATCACAAGTTCACTGCACCAAATCACTCAATTCAGATACATATTCAATCTATCCATCAGCTTTCAAAATGCAATATTCACTTTACTTTTGATATTATTTTTTTGTCATTCGTTAACAAACAATCACAAACTACTGAACCAAAAATGTGTAGTTAACATATATAGTTTGATAACTGGTTAAAACTAGAAATGTGTATCTTGTATTTTTTGCCATTTGATTAAATGGTAGTTAAAATGATTAAATTGTGAGTATAACATTATCTGATGTATTGGGGACTAAACTAAATGTGCTCATACTATTTAAATGGAAAACTTTCATTTAGCATAAATGAGTCAGTGGTGAAAGATATGTGAAACCCCAATGAATGCAAAATCAAAGGTTCTAAACATAAGATAGGGGGCATTACAAGTGTTATCAGTTTGAGTTTTGAAAATAGACCACTTACATTAAGAAATGTGCCAAATTGATTGAAAACTGTAAATCACATACCATCTGATTACACATGTGAAACAAGTTGTGCACATGAATCAAATAACACCACAACCTAATAAAAACTGCTAACAATTCAATAAAATAATTAATTTGAATGACTTTTTCCCCACACAAATAATTTACACATATTGTATACCTTACAAAGATTGTCTGTAGAAAGTCTAAATTCAAATGCATCTAAAGTAATGGTGTTGAATGAAATGAATAAGATGCTATAGTCCTTCCCAAGATTACATGGAACATTTTCACAATCATGGTTCTCGATCTCAAGCTTTCACGTCATTGAACCACTGAAGAACTATGCAAACAAAAACACatcccctatatatatatatatataagaaagaaaaaaaatcacattgaggCTTTAGTGTTTAGGTGTTTGTGTTGGAGGGTGTTCTGGAAAGTGAGAACATGTAGCCCTGAGAGTTGCAGTACAAAAGGAGGACATGCCTGAGGAACTCAGCATAAACCACTACTTCATTTGATGCTGATGTTTCATTCTGCAATAGTTGCAGGAGTCCATAAAAAAAACACTCCTTAGGATGACACACATTCATGTATTGAT
Coding sequences:
- the cenpu gene encoding centromere protein U isoform X1; the encoded protein is MSKKSQMAKMLKLVQYELVEKGPSKDAQKSKATDSHISPNVSTIEKASFLDECDTYGNPLHSTALEEDFSPNLAQNKEEVVKEGAAKRRWGPSKKVNSATPKRPTLSGRGQTKRRASKVVQPKGSQQKNVKPKARPQKEIAEGAGEEDLTEAQSGPAAPQKNAVRKKQDTEVDDSRSSGEEEEEIEESALGSSPQPIHKKSRTSLSSENLTDEDISWNPIQNKAKPDYVRKHRESSVERGSRGPRGSSLGTRGKSSGSAGPSKRDQQKRRNVKNPTDLDVVLDSFLEFVSEYMDAVESNAVLQAIDALSSSFEDQLTEKITASKELKFLKRDNAKMNAAINRKRARLLEAKNELIRSEAQLRVLQKDQSRLEQRLTDIRKGTTFLKDLGHLHKSYLDHRIAHPNQAEEYGPSSLPALLLEARDVLGTEDQLKTVNERLQQALDRVAHNK
- the cenpu gene encoding centromere protein U isoform X2, encoding MAKMLKLVQYELVEKGPSKDAQKSKATDSHISPNVSTIEKASFLDECDTYGNPLHSTALEEDFSPNLAQNKEEVVKEGAAKRRWGPSKKVNSATPKRPTLSGRGQTKRRASKVVQPKGSQQKNVKPKARPQKEIAEGAGEEDLTEAQSGPAAPQKNAVRKKQDTEVDDSRSSGEEEEEIEESALGSSPQPIHKKSRTSLSSENLTDEDISWNPIQNKAKPDYVRKHRESSVERGSRGPRGSSLGTRGKSSGSAGPSKRDQQKRRNVKNPTDLDVVLDSFLEFVSEYMDAVESNAVLQAIDALSSSFEDQLTEKITASKELKFLKRDNAKMNAAINRKRARLLEAKNELIRSEAQLRVLQKDQSRLEQRLTDIRKGTTFLKDLGHLHKSYLDHRIAHPNQAEEYGPSSLPALLLEARDVLGTEDQLKTVNERLQQALDRVAHNK